A segment of the Lolium perenne isolate Kyuss_39 chromosome 3, Kyuss_2.0, whole genome shotgun sequence genome:
TGTTCAAGGAATGTTGAGGTTTTGTATGGTGATGATCCTTGTAAATACATGCAAGTAGTCTACATTGCTTTTCTGCACATGTGGCATTTACATGCAAGTAGTCTACATTGTCACATGAATATATATTTTTTTAAGGAAAAATCACTGTAATAGTTTCACCTAGTCACCCCCGCCTCGCAAGTTGTTTAAATTTTTTTGTAACACCCCATGTTTGGTTCACAGGTCCACACCTTCATTATAGTTCTGTTTCAGAAACATATGCACTGACTACTATCATTATCTTCTAACATGTGGTCATTTTATCTGCATGAACTTAACCTATGTTCTCTCGTTGCAACAAACTTTACATTGGTGaatagcacttttctggtgtgtaTTTGAACTGCCTGAATAAGTTATTGTGTTCAAACATAATGTTGAGGTCTGTACGGTTATGATCCTCGTAAATGCATTTAAGTACTCTACATTGCTTTTCTGCGCATGTGTGCACCTGTGTGTGCGCTTTCCCTTCTCTAGCATTTAGTTGGTTACATGGTCTAGTGGTTAACTTAGAAAGCTTTGATTTCGTGAGTGTGCTGTTCAACACATTGGGTTATTGGCTAACTAGACGTGCATCTTTTTGTAGCTTCATGCCAACTCATATTGGTGCAGAAACAGACCTACGTTTTGTATACTGTGCAGGTGAGGAGCACTATTATTTTTATATGCTAATAATTGAGTTTTTTTAATATAATATATAATTTAATACATTTGAGCTCTTTTCTCAGCTGCTATCTGCTCAATGCTAAAAGACTGGTCAGGAATGGATAAGGAAAAGGCCAAAGAACACATTATTAACTGCCAGGTTGGCTTGCGAAAATTCCGAATGCACCGTAGTTGGCAATGATGTAATGTTGTCCTTGCCTTTTTCTAATTCTTGTTACTACCACTTGCAGTCATATGATGGTGGCTTTGGCATGGTTCCTGGTTCCGAATCTCATGGTAGGCAATAAATTTTTAATCTTTTGATGCATTTTTGTATATTGAGGTTATCTTTTGAAGTTTTGATTGTGTGTCAACAGAGTTAAGAAGAAGTCTTTTCTTCTGCAATTTATTACTACTGGCTATGGATTCTCATTGTATGACTTTGCGTTAGTGAGCCAGGTGGAGGGACTTTCTGTGCTGTTGCGGCTCTATATCTAATGGGTTTCATTCAACCTGATTTGGCATCAAATCTGTGGGAATCCGCGTTGATCGATGTGCAATTGCTCCTGGAGTGGTGTCTTCAGGTTAAATTCTGCTAAACTGTGTATCTGCAGCATCCAGTAAAACCACACTTTCACGTGGCGTAAATTGTACGATAGTTGGCAAGAGATTTTGGTATCTCCTGTTACGCACATGCTTAGAAACACCCACAGCGATACTTGCACGTTTAGGGGTGGACCTTACTAACTTATTTTACTATTGATGTGTAGAGGCAAGCGGCAGACGGTGGATTCCAGGGGAGAAGAAACAAGCCAAGCGATACGTGCTACGCTTTCTGGTTAGTACATTATATAATCTGTGTACTAGTTGGCTGAAAAGCTAGCGGAGGCGGCAACCTTGATGGAAATTTCTTTTTTGTTCATTTCACTAATATTCAGGATTGGAGGTGTCTTGAAGATGCTTGGCGCCTACCACTTGATCGACCATACGGCCCTGCAGGAATTCCTGTTCACCTGCCAAACAGACGTAATGACTTCAGAACCTCTATTGGCAACTTGTCAAACTGGTCTATATGATTTTTATTGACTCTTATGATGTCTTTTGTTTCGCTGGGCTGACAGTTTGGAGGCTTCTCGAAATTCCCGGAAAAAGTTCTCCCGGATATCTACCACTCGTACTATGGGCTGGCCGCCTTCTCGCTGCTGGGCGAGGATGGGGTCGAGCCGATGTGCACCGAGCTGGGGATCATTGCTGCTGCCGCACTGTAGCTGCTAGCTAGGGAGCggtgtttttcttttttctgagatTGTAATTTCGAGATTGCTCGCCACACGTGTATGTGTGACAGCATTGTACCGATTCGCCATGTTTTGGGGTTGAGAAAACAAGTGATTTTTTGCGTGAAGGAGGTTGATCTGTTATACTAGAGTGTTTGTTTTTGGTTGAGGCAGATCAATGCAACATTACATATATTTCTGATAATATTATTAACATGACGAAAAGCAATGGACTTTTTTTAATGGGGCGTGTTCTCTACTTCTGTTGCACGAGTTAGTTGAGCTGTTTGCTGGgagttgttgagtttgctcaactgTTTAATctcttggaaagctactgaaaacgGCAGAACAAGACGTACTGTTTTTCCTTGGTATGATCTGATGTGATCCTGACTGAATTGCATGTGATTTGCGTGCTGCAAAATGCAAAAACTGCCGGTCACATGGTTCGAACTGGCAGTCAgtctgttagagcatctccactcgtccccccgaacaggcccccggcgagcgttttttccatccggacggcgtaattcggcccagtcgcgcccccggttcctcgttttcgtccggatttgggcctaaattcatccggcgatcccacgacatccccggccccccggggagcgctcggggactccggacgaaacgaaagcgcgcgaaacggcgaggaaacttcccgcgcgtctggtggccccaacttgtcggcgagagaaaccgatcgtcgtcctcatcgcatcgtcttccgcgcgctgtaaaagcctgccccggggtggggagacgccggccagggcagcagcagccaggccgcgcagccgaaggccaacgacgacggctccgacgacgacgacggcgactacacggtgttctaccgccatttcggcatgtagagcgccgtgttttaaaattagcgtttgaattcccctagccgaattcgaaatatagtcgaattcggcctctatgtatgaactcctcccgtaatgtaataaatatcattaaatttagtctatattcacccgtttttagccgtagtttgtcaagtttccattttttaaattcgcatcgtcgacttcgcctgggcacgcggctgggaaactactactccccacgccaaatcttcctccaatccggacgaaaatttcgccggatttgggcgtggggagcgccaacgagtggggatgctcttagagcatctccactcgtccccccgaggaggcccccggcgagcgttttttccatccggacggcgtaaatcggcccagtcgcgcccccggttcctcgttttcgtccggatttgggcctaaattcatccggcgatcccacgccccccccccccccccggccccccggggagcgctcggggactccggacgagtgaaaagcggggaagggcccgatctgtcggtgactcgacgcacgaaccccaccgccacgtcgctcaaaatctcccccacccctcgtatctctctcgccgccggaaccaccccgccggcttgttgcccagattgcgccgccactccttccccacctgcctatattccgccgtgtttggacgacggcctatctggctgctcttccggcggcctgttttccggcctgcttgctcgtcgtcgctcgcggctcgggttgcctcaaccacgcccgtcaggtgttcgtccatttgcctcgccggccatggactcggacgaagaggaggagcagatgttcgtcgagcttatgcaagaagagatggcagcagccgcccaagacgacgagcacatgatgatccttggttgcttggcaagcatgtacgctgACCGGCACCTCGtcggcgtggtgggtcggcacgaggtcgccggaagtgcaagccgagacagcgaatggagggctaccgcatgttgtacgccgactacttcgccgagaatccattgcacggtgagactgtTTTCCGCGTCGTTTCAGATGAGCGAAAGCTATttcgcaaattgtgtatgccatccgccactttgatccctacttcggatgcaaggcggattgcaccggtttggttggattttcgtcaccgcAGAAGTGCACAaaagtggctatgaggatgctttggcgtatggagctcccggtgatactgagatgactatcttcggatggcggagtccaccgcccttgattgtttctaccggttcgcaGGCCGTCATAGCGAGTtgttcggggactattacttgagatcacccaccgtCGAAGACACtcggaggatccttgcaacaaatgaagctagaggttttccagggatgcttggaagcattgaccgcatgcattggcaatggaagaactgtccgtttgcgtggcacggaatgtacaagggtcacaaaaaggcTGCACCGTGATACTTGAAgcaagtggctacccatgatctttggatttggcactctttctttggtatgcctggatccaacaatgacatcaacgtcctaaactgctccccggtcttttccaagcttgttgagggtcatgctccccggtggactatgtgatcaatggtcggcactacaacaaaggatactaccttgcagacggtatctatccaaagtgggcaacatttgtgaagacgatctccaaccctagcacccccaaactttgcgagtttgtcaagaaacaagaagcttgccgaaaagacgtcgagcgagcaTTTGGTGTCCTACAAGCAGAGATTTCTTTGTCGTCCTGgttcccgctatgacttggtccaaagatcagatgtgggaggtgatgaactagccgtgtgtgcctacacaacatgattattgaagatgagcgaaagcatccggttcctctggtgagcaagaagcaccatatgagagagagggtcctcttgcacgacCTAATCACcagtgcctccatcatgggccgccttcattgctatgcggcagagattcgagactctacaatgcaccagtcgcaagatgatctggtggagcacatatggaggctccgaggcaacgccaacgccgacgccaactagtctgtcttaatttgtttgaaaaattgtgaaatttgtgtgcttcatttgtttcagcacttgttaaacattgtactgttatcgccgaatttgtttcagcaattttcgtcctcttgtttgccgaacttgttaaattttatgttgaatttgtttgaaatatgtcaaatggtcgaggttgggggtttcctgccggggggacggctggaacttcggcgctccccacgccaaatcttcatccaatccggacgaaaatttcgccggatttggacgtggggagcgccaacgagtggggatgctcttagctgAGCAGCTGCAGCGGCAATACCTGCCACCTCCGTCTGTCCGCGTCCGAGGGATCCGATCTCACCGGATTCCGTCCCGATTCCGGCAAGTGGTTGGCCAGCCGCCACCGCCCAATCCAATTCCCGACCCGAGCAGGTCAGGACACCGTTGAGTATTTCATTGGCCGTCTCCGTGTGGCACTCGGTTTCTGAACTGAACCCATCGGGCCTGACCTGAGTCGTCCTCTTCTGGACCTCCTCACTGAAGCCCTCCAAATAATGGCGGCCGCCGCATCGGCGCTTCGGCGGGTCTACCTCGCCGTCTACAACTGGGTCGTCTTCTTCGGATGGTGAGCGCGCGCCTGCCTTTGCTTTCCTTGGAAGAATGGATCTCTCTGCTTTCTTGCCCTGTTGGCCGCCAGTTTCTTGGTTAATCTGACCGGGGAGATTGACGTTTTTGCAGGGCGCAGGTGCTGTATTACGCGGTGTCGGCGCTGCTAGGGAGCGGCGGCCACGAGGCCGTCTACGCTGCCGTCGAGAAGCCTCTGCAGTTCGCGCAGACCGCCGCCGTCATGGAGGTCTGCTTCTCTTATTCCCCCCTCTTCTATTTCTATCATCTTACTTACTGGTGCACTTCGACTCTTGCTTCAAAATGTTAcgtacttgatgatgattttcttGTGAGCCCTTTTTCTTAATCTTCTTGAAGTGTTATTTTGATATGCTCAACTTAGGATTCAACATCATTGCTCTTTCTGTACCACAACTTCGTTCCAAGCTTATTTCAGTATTCTAGTACTTGATATAGCAATTTTTTCGTTTCTTTACTCGTTGAGTTTGAGAAGTAATAATAACCATCTTGTGTTTGGCTGGTCGTGATGGTGTTGCTGGTACtgcagattcttcatgggcttgTAGGTAACAACTTGCTCTTTTCTCTTCCGGCTGTGTTCTTTACACTGCATATCTTCACCGCTATTGACAACTGTGGTGTACTCACATCTGGCGTATCACTTGCAAGCTAGATTTATGTCAACAACAAACTGATTGTCTTGTCTGAAAATCCACACAAAATATTTCAGGCACACACAAAAAATACTTGCATGCTAATCCATTGTTAACTCAAAAGGGTATAAATTAATGATTTCTGAATCTGCTGGTAGATGCTTAGCTGTGTGCCCAGTTTTCCAAGTAGGTTCATTTCTAATCTAGTCAAAAACTATGACAGGGCCACTTTCATATGTAGATATCAAATCAAAGTCAAGTTTGATTTTACAGAAAATTGTCGTGCTTGGCTATGATGTTGTATTTCTTACGCTCTTGTGATATCTGTTCGttttaatcataatgtatcattccCAACTTTCTAAGGATTGGTGAGGTCTCCGGTCTCTGCAACCATTCCACAAATTGGATCCAGATTGTTTCTTACATGGGGCGTCTTGTGGAGCTTTCCTGAGGTACCAGCTCATCACTTGCACTTTGTATATTTCCTACAAGACATGGAAGCAAAGTAAACGTAATACTTGTTTTCTTGACAACATCAAGTGATCATTATGTACTTTTTTTTTTTCTTGCAGACGCAGTCTCATATTCTTGTTACTTCCTTGGTCATAAGTTGGTCCATCACTGaggtacatattacttactagatATCTCTTTTGTCTTGCTTATCAAACGTAAATGTTGATTGTTTCCTGCACTTAGTAGTGTAAGTATTTAAAATTTTCTGTTTCCTGCAGATCATTAGATATTCTTTCTTCGGTATGAAGGAGGCACTTGGACTTGCACCTTCTTGGCTTTTATGGCTTAGGTTTGTACGGATTCGAAGCAGTGTATTATTCATCCAAATTTAGAGAGATGTTTACTATATTTTGAATAAATTTTCTCTTAAAAGTAGCTTCCTTATTTTTGTGGTGCTGATTCTGTGCAGGTATagcacttttatgatattgtatcCAATTGGTATCCTTAGTGAAGTTGGGCTAATCTACATTGCTCTGCCCTACATGAAGGTAAATTGAATATATAGCTGCACCAATTGATTTATCCATGGCATTCATTTGATAACAACATTATATGTTTGCTCTAATTTTTCTGGGTGACTAATATCAGGCATCCGAGAAATATTATCTTAAGATGCCTAACAAATGGAACTTCTCCTTTGACTACTTCTACACATCTGCTATTGCCATTGGCGCTTATGTTCCTGGTACTCCCTTCTACCTTGCGTCTGTTGTACTGAATGTTCTTGTCATTTACGTTTCTAGGAGCTTATCCTGCAAGTTAAGAGGTGACAAATCTcttttttctttcatttgatgaCTGTAGGAGGGCCACACATGTTCACTTATATGCTTGCCCAGAGGAAGAAGGCCCTGTCAAAGGCAAAGACTGCATGAATTTTTTAGAGCTCTGTAATTGGAGTTTCTAATGTGACATGTGAAAGCGCCAAACAACTCAGATCTGTTGTTCTCTGTAGTAGAACTTAGGCAGTGACCGAGAATGTCATTGCTAGGCCCGAGTTACCCAACTTGTGTTGTAACAGTATGATCGTTGTAGTTTCCCTGGTTGCTTGATTTAAACACGATGTGGTACCGACCTAGGACAATGTACCTACTACAGCTACAGTTGTACAACGTTTAACACCAACATCAAATTATAATTATAAGATAAATTAAGAAAACCAGGATTCGAATTCAAGACCCTGACGGGTGATACCATGTCAAGCATGGTTCAAAAAAGCGTACGCCTAGGTACGCTTAAGCGCGCTTAAACGCTGAGCGGTTGCCTTCCGCTTCGCTTTTGGCCTAAGATTTCGATTAAGCGAGACAGGGAATCTGGTCGTCTTTTGTGCTAGAATCTCCTCTATGCGAGTGTTGGTGTGTTGCCTGTGTTGCTCTGCTCCTTGCTCGACGCATTGATGCTATATTAATTTGGTTAGGTCTTGCTTAGCTGCTTGCTACTCCATTACTGGTTAGCTGCTTGCTACTCATGTACTGCTTAGCTGCTTGTTTGTGTTTGTTACATTGTTTGCTTAGCTGCTTGTGTGTTTATAAGATATTGGAGCAAAACCGAGGCTAACCAAGGTATTAATCCCCGTATTTCTCAGAAATGTAGCATTACATGCTTAGGATACAAATTTACAGCATATTATAGGGGTATATGTGCCCATCTTGACTTCCCCGTTTCATGTTAGTACGATTTTAGCCTGAGCGCTTAAGCGGCGCTTAAGCTCGCTTAAGCAGCAGTTCCTCTAAGCAGTGCCTCGCCGCTCGCTTAGCGCCTAGcgcttttttgaaccttgatgtcAAGCTTCACGCACTAGCTAACGCAATAAAAAAAACTTATGGAAAGAGCTAGTGTGATCTACTTATACATTTCAACACTCTCGATTAATCACAGATAGTAGTAGAATTACAACACGATTCTCAAATCGAGTTCAAACGAGAGGGGAAGGAGAGAGCATGATGCCAATCGTGAGCGAACGCTCCACGGCAAGCCAAAGCCGTGATCTAACCAGATGCTAACTACAGTCCGGTTGCCTTTCCCTTTTGTACTCGCTGACATCGCACTTGTATGTCCAATCTAGCTAGGATTCTCGTACTATGGATTGGGCTTAGGTATCCTCTTGGGTCTTAGCTTGTTATCTTAGGCCTCAAGCCCATGTGCAGGAGACAGGCTGGCAAAGCCTTACACAATGGAAGGTCTTAGCACCATATAGGCAAAAAAATTCTTATTTAGCATCATAATTAATGAGAAGAGATAGAGGTGCGAAGAGAAtcaacctgtggttggatggttaggacagTGGgacgcgacgttcccgtcgacagcgaggcgcctgtggtgacttcgtcaatcttaaGACCTACCGGATCAGTTCTCCaacgcagtctcttggaggtgctcatagagATAGGATATGCGTGTgtacgttcataggggtgagtgtgtgcgcgtatgtatgagcgtctttgattgattgtactgtgtttcgcaaaaaaagagATAGAGGTGTGAAAAATCAGTTCTGGACACAAGCTCAT
Coding sequences within it:
- the LOC127340590 gene encoding geranylgeranyl transferase type-1 subunit beta, producing the protein MGDRAEEGQLAGFARGRHAAYLQAMALELPRDYANQEVMHLTLAYFAVAGLSLLRALDWVNRDDIAEWILSFQVHPEANDDFDSGQFYGFCGSRTTQYPSNSVKDPCHNGSHLASTYSALAILKIVGYDVLNIDSKSLLLSMRNLQQPDGSFMPTHIGAETDLRFVYCAAAICSMLKDWSGMDKEKAKEHIINCQSYDGGFGMVPGSESHGGGTFCAVAALYLMGFIQPDLASNLWESALIDVQLLLEWCLQRQAADGGFQGRRNKPSDTCYAFWIGGVLKMLGAYHLIDHTALQEFLFTCQTDFGGFSKFPEKVLPDIYHSYYGLAAFSLLGEDGVEPMCTELGIIAAAAL
- the LOC127340591 gene encoding very-long-chain (3R)-3-hydroxyacyl-CoA dehydratase PASTICCINO 2A — translated: MAAAASALRRVYLAVYNWVVFFGWAQVLYYAVSALLGSGGHEAVYAAVEKPLQFAQTAAVMEILHGLVGLVRSPVSATIPQIGSRLFLTWGVLWSFPETQSHILVTSLVISWSITEIIRYSFFGMKEALGLAPSWLLWLRYSTFMILYPIGILSEVGLIYIALPYMKASEKYYLKMPNKWNFSFDYFYTSAIAIGAYVPGGPHMFTYMLAQRKKALSKAKTA